Proteins encoded within one genomic window of Hevea brasiliensis isolate MT/VB/25A 57/8 chromosome 8, ASM3005281v1, whole genome shotgun sequence:
- the LOC110665910 gene encoding receptor-like protein 46 — translation MEELNMSYNLIDRTLGTNLGNLSNLKRLILDYNLIHGEIPTQIGNLTNLQWLSLSNNKISGAIPPSLSHLKWLTLLDLGQNLLTMELPTEIGNLSNIELLLLNNNNLSGEIPPSIQKMEQLEELDLEKNLFAGEIPTWLFDFNYLKDLNLGENKLVMKNGRIAPRCMLVELSLRSCNLSGQIPIWISNQTQLWFLDLSDNNLEGTLPKWLAQRNISILLLSNNKISGSLPPHLFQSQSLNILVLSKNNLLGLLPDTMGQATKMRILILSRNNFSGPIPTSISNMLELVLLDLSSNRFSGNKFPMFNPNSLLLSADLSSNKLSGQVPTTFSLGIKVLLLSQNEFSHVLPQNLSNLNQLEYLDLHNNNIGGEIPNFLSQMSSLQILNLRNNSFQGSIPIHLSSLSTLQILDLSSNNLSEIIPHTLGSLSRMINHHDVSSSISSNVTSQIIVIPENWFLIHTISIAKQTDLLLHDLEVFWKKLMRGLPNKNLQLYTLLDLSNNQFSGEIPNSLGGLKNLKSLNLSQNKLSGRIPLSFGGLQSLESFDLSHNNLFGEIPYTLANIFELSYLDLSNNKLEGRIPSGPQMDRMNDPNSYANNNGLCGMQIKYHVRKFLLIQS, via the coding sequence ATGGAGGAACTCAACATGAGTTATAATTTGATTGACAGGACATTAGGCACCAACTTGGGAAATCTTTCCAACTTGAAGCGGCTCATCTTGGATTATAACTTAATCCATGGAGAGATTCCAACGCAGATTGGAAACCTCACTAATTTGCAATGGCTTTCACTATCCAATAACAAAATTTCTGGAGCAATTCCACCATCACTATCACATTTGAAATGGTTAACGCTTTTGGATTTGGGACAAAATTTGCTCACAATGGAGTTACCAACTGAGATTGGCAACCTTTCCAACATAGAATTGTTGCTCTTAAATAACAATAATTTGTCTGGAGAGATCCCACCATCAATTCAAAAAATGGAACAATTAGAAGAACttgatttagaaaaaaatttgttCGCTGGTGAGATCCCAACATGGTTGTTCGATTTCAACTACCTCAAAGACTTGAATCTTGGGGAAAACAAACTTGTTATGAAAAATGGGAGAATAGCTCCAAGGTGCATGTTAGTGGAGCTATCATTGAGATCTTGCAATCTTTCAGGGCAAATTCCCATTTGGATTTCCAACCAGACCCAGCTTTGGTTCTTGGACTTGAGTGACAACAACCTTGAAGGAACTCTCCCTAAATGGTTAGCTCAAAGAAATATTTCAATTTTGCTTTTATCAAACAACAAGATTTCAGGTTCTCTGCCACCTCACTTATTTCAGTCTCAGTCTTTAAATATTCTCGtactttcaaaaaataatttgttAGGATTATTGCCAGATACTATGGGTCAAGCCACTAAAATGAGGATACTCATTTTGTCACGGAACAATTTCTCTGGACCAATTCCTACATCCATCTCAAATATGCTTGAACTTGTGTTGCTGGATTTGTCAAGCAACAGATTTTCAGGCAATAAATTTCCAATGTTTAATCCAAATTCGTTATTGCTTTCTGCTGATCTTTCTTCCAACAAACTATCTGGTCAGGTTCCTACAACTTTTTCTTTGGGCATAAAAGTGCTTTTGTTAAGCCAAAATGAGTTTTCTCACGTCTTGCCTCAAAATCTCTCAAATTTGaaccagttggaatatcttgatctCCACAACAACAACATTGGAGGTGAAATACCAAATTTTCTCTCTCAGATGTCTTCTCTCCAAATTTTGAATCTTAGAAATAATTCTTTTCAAGGGTCAATTCCAATTCATTTGTCAAGTCTTAGCACTCTTCAAATACTTGATCTCTCTTCCAATAACCTTAGCGAAATAATCCCACATACTTTAGGAAGTCTTTCTAGGATGATCAATCATCATGACGTATCATCAAGTATTTCATCAAATGTCACAAGTCAAATTATTGTCATTCCTGAAAATTGGTTTTTGATTCATACAATTTCGATAGCAAAACAAACTGATTTGTTATTGCATGATTTGGAAGTCTTCTGGAAGAAGTTAATGCGAGGTCTACCAAATAAAAACCTTCAACTATATACTCTTTTAGATCTATCTAACAATCAATTTTCAGGTGAAATTCCGAACAGTTTAGGTGGGTTGAAAAATTTGAAGTCACTGAACTTATCACAAAACAAACTCTCTGGAAGAATACCTTTGAGTTTTGGTGGTCTGCAAAGCTTAGAAAGCTTCGATTTATCACACAACAATCTTTTTGGTGAAATTCCCTACACATTGGCAAATATTTTTGAGCTGAGTTACTTAGACTTGAGTAACAATAAACTAGAGGGTCGCATACCAAGTGGTCCTCAGATGGATCGGATGAACGACCCAAATTCTTATGCCAACAACAATGGATTATGTGGAATGCAAATAAAGTATCATGTGAGAAAGTTCCTTCTCATCCAAAGCTGA
- the LOC110665911 gene encoding receptor-like protein 46, with product MELYGLGTWNTTSDDCCQWRLVEYVSENNIHGEIPGVKFANLSNLVSLDMQGNSFNDSIPPSLFSLRHLEELDMSYNLIEGTLGTNLGNLSNLKRLYLDNNSIHGEIPTQIGNLTNLHWLSLSNNKISEAIPPSLSHWKWLTLLDLGQNFLTMELPTEIGNLSKIETLLLNNNYLSGQIPLSIRRMEQLVCLDLRDNLLSGEIPTWLFDFNTLSQLNLGGQFPFGFPTRPSFFLLDLSDNNLEGTLPQRLAQRDLSCLLLSNNKISGSLLPHIFQYQSLYVLILSNNNLLGLLPDTIGQATEMRILMLSGNNFFGPIPTSISNMLELGLLDLSSNRFSGNKFPIFKPNSSLLYMDLSSNKLWSSSYDFSFGPKSACVKPK from the exons ATGGAGCTTTATGGATTGGGGACGTGGAACACCACTTCTGATGATTGCTGTCAGTGGCGACTAGTCGAGT ACGTCTCTGAAAATAATATACATGGTGAAATCCCGGGAGTTAAGTTTGCCAATTTAAGTAACCTTGTATCACTTGATATGCAAGGAAATAGTTTCAACGACTCCATTCCTCCCTCTTTGTTTTCTTTAAGGCATCTGGAGGAACTCGACATGAGTTATAATTTGATTGAAGGGACATTAGGCACCAACTTGGGAAATCTTTCCAACTTGAAGCGGCTCTACTTGGATAATAACTCAATCCATGGAGAGATTCCAACACAGATTGGAAATCTCACTAATTTGCATTGGCTTTCACTATCCAATAACAAAATTTCTGAAGCAATTCCACCATCACTTTCACATTGGAAATGGTTAACGCTTTTGGATTTGGGACAAAATTTTCTCACCATGGAGTTACCAACTGAGATTGGCAACCTCTCCAAGATAGAAACTCTGTTATTAAATAACAACTATTTGTCTGGACAGATCCCTCTGTCAATTCGAAGGATGGAACAATTAGTATGCCTTGACTTAAGAGATAATTTGTTATCTGGTGAGATCCCAACATGGTTGTTCGATTTCAACACACTTTCACAATTGAATCTTGGG GGCCAATTCCCATTTGGATTTCCAACCAGACCGAGCTTTTTTTTATTGGACTTGAGTGACAACAACCTTGAAGGAACTCTCCCTCAGAGGTTAGCTCAAAGAGATCTTTCATGTTTGCTCTTATCAAATAACAAGATTTCAGGTTCTCTGCTACCTCACATATTTCAATATCAGTCTTTATATGTCCTCATACTTTCAAATAATAACTTGTTAGGATTATTGCCAGATACTATAGGTCAAGCCACTGAAATGAGGATACTCATGTTGTCAGGTAACAATTTCTTTGGACCAATTCCTACATCCATCTCAAATATGCTTGAACTTGGTTTGTTGGACTTGTCAAGCAATAGATTTTCAGGCAATAAATTTCCTATATTTAAACCAAATTCATCATTGCTTTATATGGATCTTTCCTCTAATAAACTCTGGTCAAGTTCCTATGACTTTTCCTTTGGGCCTAAAAGTGCTTGTGTTAAGCCAAAATGA